One segment of Arcanobacterium haemolyticum DSM 20595 DNA contains the following:
- a CDS encoding glycosyltransferase family 2 protein — translation MVIDIMVPYWGRVDWLEELVSSVKAQDCDHWRLVIIDDCYPGDAAKKFIDQCDDDRISYIRNEENIGLAKNFQRCLELSSAEYVVIPGCDDRFLPNYISAMQRTIAQEQPDIVQPGVRTIDENGTVISGLTEKVKTLIQPKDSHLLEGEIVATSLMRGNWLYWPSLMIKREKALAHGFRDFFIMLDLGLIVDMILDGARLYVLEEICFEYRRSASSVSGKTAIDGKRFVDERAYFALVARLFAEKGWKKAARAARFHITSRIHAGLRMPNALIHRDFSGMKMILDHLIR, via the coding sequence ATGGTTATCGATATTATGGTTCCATATTGGGGCCGCGTTGATTGGCTTGAAGAACTAGTTTCTTCGGTGAAAGCACAGGATTGTGATCACTGGCGTCTTGTTATCATCGATGATTGTTACCCTGGAGATGCTGCTAAAAAATTCATTGACCAATGCGACGATGATCGAATCTCATACATACGCAATGAAGAAAATATTGGCCTGGCAAAGAACTTCCAACGATGCTTAGAACTATCATCTGCTGAATACGTTGTTATTCCTGGATGTGACGATCGGTTCTTACCCAACTACATTTCAGCGATGCAACGCACGATAGCGCAGGAACAGCCTGACATTGTGCAACCAGGTGTGAGAACCATTGATGAAAACGGCACAGTCATTTCCGGGCTAACCGAAAAAGTAAAGACTCTCATCCAGCCCAAAGATAGCCACTTATTAGAAGGCGAAATTGTTGCAACATCCCTCATGCGTGGGAATTGGCTTTACTGGCCATCTTTGATGATTAAACGAGAAAAAGCATTAGCCCACGGCTTCCGTGATTTCTTCATCATGCTAGATCTAGGCCTTATCGTAGACATGATTTTAGACGGAGCACGCTTATACGTTCTTGAAGAAATATGCTTCGAATACCGCCGTTCCGCATCGTCAGTATCAGGAAAAACAGCCATTGACGGGAAACGCTTCGTTGATGAACGTGCGTATTTTGCGCTCGTGGCTCGCCTTTTTGCGGAAAAAGGATGGAAAAAGGCAGCCCGTGCCGCACGTTTCCATATCACGTCGCGTATCCACGCAGGATTAAGAATGCCGAATGCTCTTATTCACCGTGATTTTTCTGGAATGAAAATGATCCTCGATCACCTTATCCGATAA
- a CDS encoding DUF2142 domain-containing protein, with amino-acid sequence MEITTHSRFANTAQKMRNPRILAVVCLLGLLSAGFSWIVASPIGGSPDDDFHMGSIWCPRPAGESCASKMVDGTLRVQVPEPVALATECHAFKEAQPASCPRELSNDKLAFTYRYDEGNYPTTYYRFHHLLISHSVADSVILMRTVNFLIAVFLLGTIGWLLRPEHRPAYVFAMLGAWVPMGFYFLTSMNPSAWAITGVFAYATAMYAAFFAEGKRRWGLLACAIIGAFMSFASRGDSAFYIFVVTAALLWAIKIKRSDWRLWSLAGALSIFGCYMMLGGGQANIVANHATVSDNFIGSVLRTTMDLPRYFAGFVSFGYGPGWFDVPLDVTFPLLALFASGSLLMAGFRRGTWRKWMAVLMIAGAMCGIPVLIVAVGSYPHLGPYQPRYMLPLFAVLFFFLFVLSKERIRILDFSQKVVLAGILFIVNSYTLHAVLWRYVSGAQGIRPVNIDAHMHWWWDIPISPMGVWFVGTVGFLIAIVAGMLLSRAPEEKEVLANREVSDSTLAV; translated from the coding sequence ATGGAGATTACTACACACAGTCGTTTCGCGAATACTGCGCAAAAGATGCGTAATCCGCGAATCCTTGCTGTTGTCTGTTTACTTGGCCTCTTGAGTGCCGGTTTTTCTTGGATCGTGGCATCACCGATTGGAGGTTCTCCCGATGATGATTTCCATATGGGGTCTATCTGGTGTCCTCGCCCGGCAGGTGAGTCATGTGCATCCAAAATGGTTGATGGCACTCTTCGAGTTCAAGTTCCAGAACCTGTTGCCCTAGCTACAGAATGCCACGCGTTCAAAGAAGCCCAACCTGCAAGTTGCCCGCGAGAATTATCAAATGACAAGCTAGCATTCACGTATCGTTACGATGAGGGGAATTACCCCACCACATATTATCGTTTCCATCATTTACTTATTTCTCATTCTGTAGCAGATTCTGTGATCTTGATGCGAACAGTGAATTTCCTGATCGCCGTTTTTCTTCTTGGCACAATCGGTTGGTTATTGCGGCCGGAGCACCGCCCAGCGTATGTATTCGCCATGCTCGGCGCATGGGTACCCATGGGTTTCTACTTCCTTACCTCGATGAATCCAAGTGCATGGGCGATTACAGGAGTTTTTGCATACGCAACAGCAATGTATGCGGCTTTCTTTGCAGAAGGTAAGCGCCGTTGGGGGCTCTTAGCGTGTGCCATTATTGGCGCATTCATGAGCTTTGCTTCCCGTGGAGATTCTGCGTTCTATATTTTTGTTGTAACTGCAGCGTTGCTCTGGGCAATCAAGATTAAACGATCTGATTGGCGTTTGTGGAGCTTAGCTGGTGCGTTGAGTATCTTCGGTTGTTACATGATGCTTGGCGGTGGCCAAGCAAACATTGTTGCCAATCATGCCACTGTTTCAGATAACTTCATCGGTAGTGTTTTGAGAACAACAATGGATCTTCCGCGATACTTTGCTGGATTTGTGAGCTTTGGCTATGGTCCAGGATGGTTTGATGTTCCACTTGATGTAACATTCCCACTCTTGGCTCTCTTTGCGTCAGGTTCTTTGCTTATGGCGGGCTTCCGTAGAGGAACATGGCGAAAGTGGATGGCAGTGTTGATGATCGCAGGTGCCATGTGCGGTATTCCAGTGCTTATCGTGGCAGTTGGTTCTTATCCGCATCTGGGGCCATACCAGCCCCGGTATATGTTGCCTTTGTTCGCTGTACTTTTCTTCTTCCTATTCGTACTGAGTAAAGAACGAATCCGTATTCTCGATTTCTCACAAAAAGTGGTTCTAGCAGGGATTCTTTTTATCGTTAATTCCTATACGCTTCACGCAGTGTTGTGGCGTTACGTTTCAGGAGCGCAAGGAATACGTCCAGTTAATATTGATGCTCACATGCACTGGTGGTGGGATATTCCAATTTCTCCAATGGGTGTGTGGTTCGTTGGTACAGTTGGCTTCCTGATAGCTATTGTGGCTGGGATGCTCTTATCCAGAGCCCCGGAAGAAAAAGAGGTTCTTGCGAATCGTGAAGTATCAGATTCTACGCTCGCGGTCTGA
- a CDS encoding MATE family efflux transporter: MAEATTPKSSAIVSVGAIFAALSGFSILIITARTLTAEDNAIFLAFWSTLFLITGILSGIQQEVTRAVANESLISRKEESVRPLILGISIGVLASLAFLAVSPLLSHVLETDYPAAFTSLLIACGLTLYAGQVSLLGVLGGNKNWNLFASITSCEALGRLTFITLVALTAATTLRFEIATVIAFALWLLFFLHPQVCRSSHFLVSVSWKKMTRQIGLALAASGATALLINGFPLLMALTTSLDEYKNSADLVMAVSITRAPLLVPIFAFQSVVIAHYVTHPEKRRSTTRTLFLGLSGFALCASPIVALIGPTIMHAVFGASYRSTGMILGILIVDATLLALLVLGGTITIALTNYKACLLGWYTTATVSFVLMLLPFSLEARTLSTLTFGPLLGIAIHFSTILRSDRERRI; this comes from the coding sequence ATGGCCGAAGCGACAACCCCTAAGTCAAGTGCAATCGTATCGGTCGGTGCCATTTTTGCCGCACTTAGCGGATTTTCTATTCTCATCATCACGGCACGTACACTTACGGCCGAAGATAATGCTATTTTCTTGGCGTTCTGGTCCACGCTCTTCCTGATTACAGGCATTCTTTCGGGAATTCAGCAAGAAGTCACCCGCGCTGTTGCGAACGAAAGCCTCATATCGCGTAAGGAAGAATCAGTACGTCCACTGATTCTTGGGATCTCCATTGGCGTTCTGGCAAGTCTTGCCTTTTTAGCCGTCTCTCCGTTGCTTTCTCATGTTTTAGAAACAGATTATCCGGCCGCATTCACCTCACTTTTAATCGCGTGTGGGCTTACACTTTACGCTGGCCAAGTCAGCTTGTTGGGAGTTCTTGGCGGAAATAAAAACTGGAACTTGTTTGCTTCTATAACGTCTTGTGAAGCGCTTGGGCGCCTCACGTTCATAACTCTCGTGGCTCTAACTGCAGCAACGACGTTACGGTTCGAAATTGCAACCGTGATCGCTTTCGCTCTCTGGCTTTTGTTCTTTTTACATCCTCAGGTATGCCGATCGAGTCACTTCTTAGTGAGCGTATCGTGGAAAAAAATGACACGTCAGATCGGACTCGCACTTGCTGCCAGTGGCGCCACCGCGCTACTCATCAATGGTTTCCCCCTACTTATGGCGCTCACGACCTCGCTTGACGAGTATAAGAATTCAGCAGATCTTGTGATGGCCGTATCTATTACTCGTGCCCCTTTACTGGTGCCTATTTTCGCGTTCCAATCAGTAGTCATTGCACACTACGTCACTCATCCCGAAAAACGTCGGTCAACTACGCGCACGTTATTTTTAGGATTATCAGGGTTCGCCTTGTGTGCTTCCCCTATCGTTGCCTTGATTGGACCCACGATCATGCATGCTGTTTTTGGTGCGAGTTACCGTTCCACAGGCATGATATTGGGAATATTGATTGTGGATGCAACGCTTCTTGCACTTCTTGTTTTAGGCGGAACCATCACCATTGCCCTCACTAATTACAAAGCATGCCTTCTAGGCTGGTACACCACAGCAACGGTAAGCTTCGTGCTCATGTTACTTCCGTTCAGCTTAGAGGCCCGAACGCTCAGTACATTAACGTTCGGGCCTCTATTAGGCATCGCTATTCATTTTTCAACAATTTTACGTTCAGACCGCGAGCGTAGAATCTGA